One genomic segment of Rhinopithecus roxellana isolate Shanxi Qingling chromosome 6, ASM756505v1, whole genome shotgun sequence includes these proteins:
- the ATP6V1FNB gene encoding protein ATP6V1FNB isoform X2 gives MSRQLNIDTLRQNFWKEEYLREKMLRCEWYRKYGSMVKAKQKAKAAARLPLKLPTLHPKAPLSPPPAPKSAPSKAPNPVPEAPFQSEMYPVPPVTRALLYEGISHDFQGRYRYLNTRKLDLPETRYLFPVTTSFTYGWQLVKQELVSCKMCRIESFFRKNGAFALLDPRDLAL, from the exons ATGTCACGGCAGCTCAACATAGACACGTTACGGCAGAACTTCTGGAAGGAGGAATATCTGAGGGAAAAGATGTTGCGCTGTGAATGGTACCGCAAGTATGGGTCGATGGTGAAGGCCAAGCAGAAGGCTAAGGCTGCAGCCCGCCTGCCCCTCAAACTGCCCACCCTGCACCCCAAAGCCCCACTCTCACCCCCACCCGCCCCCAAGTCAGCCCCTTCCAAGGCGCCCAACCCTGTCCCAGAGGCTCCTTTTCAGTCAGAAATGTACCCAGTACCACCTGTCACCCGAGCCCTGCTGTATGAAGGCATCTCCCACGACTTCCAGGGGCGCTACCGCTACCTCAACACTCGAAAACTGGACCTGCCAGAGACGCGATACCTCTTCCCCGTCACCACCAGCTTCACATACGGCTGGCAGCTGG TGAAGCAAGAACTGGTCTCCTGCAAGATGTGCCGCATTGAGTCATTCTTCCGCAAGAATGGGGCCTTCGCACTGCTTGATCCCCGAGACCTGGCCCTCTGA
- the ATP6V1FNB gene encoding protein ATP6V1FNB isoform X1, with translation MSRQLNIDTLRQNFWKEEYLREKMLRCEWYRKYGSMVKAKQKAKAAARLPLKLPTLHPKAPLSPPPAPKSAPSKAPNPVPEAPFQSEMYPVPPVTRALLYEGISHDFQGRYRYLNTRKLDLPETRYLFPVTTSFTYGWQLGPPVKQELVSCKMCRIESFFRKNGAFALLDPRDLAL, from the exons ATGTCACGGCAGCTCAACATAGACACGTTACGGCAGAACTTCTGGAAGGAGGAATATCTGAGGGAAAAGATGTTGCGCTGTGAATGGTACCGCAAGTATGGGTCGATGGTGAAGGCCAAGCAGAAGGCTAAGGCTGCAGCCCGCCTGCCCCTCAAACTGCCCACCCTGCACCCCAAAGCCCCACTCTCACCCCCACCCGCCCCCAAGTCAGCCCCTTCCAAGGCGCCCAACCCTGTCCCAGAGGCTCCTTTTCAGTCAGAAATGTACCCAGTACCACCTGTCACCCGAGCCCTGCTGTATGAAGGCATCTCCCACGACTTCCAGGGGCGCTACCGCTACCTCAACACTCGAAAACTGGACCTGCCAGAGACGCGATACCTCTTCCCCGTCACCACCAGCTTCACATACGGCTGGCAGCTGG GACCCCCAGTGAAGCAAGAACTGGTCTCCTGCAAGATGTGCCGCATTGAGTCATTCTTCCGCAAGAATGGGGCCTTCGCACTGCTTGATCCCCGAGACCTGGCCCTCTGA
- the ATP6V1F gene encoding V-type proton ATPase subunit F, translating to MAGRGKLIAVIGDEDTVTGFLLGGIGELNKNRHPNFLVVEKDTTINEIEDTFRQFLNRDDIGIILINQYIAEMVRHALDAHQHSIPAVLEIPSKEHPYDAAKDSILRRARGMFTAEDLR from the exons ATGGCGGGGAGGGGGAAGCTCATCGCAGTGATCGGAGACGAGGACACGGTGACTGGTTTCCTGCTGGGCGGCATAGGGGAGCTTAACAAGAACCGCCACCCCAATTTCCTGGTGGTGGAGAAGGATACAACCATCAATGAGATCGAAGACACTTTCCG GCAGTTTCTAAACCGGGATGACATTGGCATCATCCTCATCAACCAGTACATCGCAGAGATGGTGCGGCATGCCCTGGACGCCCACCAGCACTCCATCCCCGCTGTCCTGGAGATCCCCTCCAAGGAGCACCCATATGACGCCGCCAAGGACTCCATTCTGCGCAGGGCCAGGGGCATGTTCACTGCTGAAGACCTGCGCTAG